The Paralichthys olivaceus isolate ysfri-2021 chromosome 2, ASM2471397v2, whole genome shotgun sequence genomic interval ACTGCTTGGGATTGAAGTTGGAGGTCCTCAGTCCTATGTCCACCTCCCCTGAGTGTTTTGATGGAGTGTGCTGTAAAAAGAACAGTGTAGGAGGGGACCATCTGCTTCCCACAGTGGCTGCCGTTTAGCTTTTTGATTTTTGCTAGAAAAGGGTCGATAATCAGTCAAGGCTGTGCTGTCTTCTGTTGGGACCATTTTAACTTCAGCCCTCTTCTGATTTTCAACACGGTCTTGATTCCAACAAGCTGCAGTTTTCAACCAGTGACCCAGAAGTATTAGACTCCTTTTACAGAACTAAGGTTGATTCAATTATAAGCTATGAGTCAACTGGTGTAAATCCAAGAATAACTGGTGTTAAACCAGTTCAGTAATTCTTGAAGAAAGTTAAGGAAACAACCACATGTCAAGCTTGAATCAGATTTGGTACCAAAGTATGCGTTGGGGGTATGTAATAGGAAAGAAAGATGTACTGTTCTTCCTATTATAAGTCTGTTTACCATCTAAAgcttattttaaaacaaaatagctgctaaatgttgttttaatataGCCAAGTTCTTGTGTACACACATATGTTACTGTACTTACTGTACATGAAACAATAATCATTACATCATTCAAATATTGATTTTGAACATtgattaccatggcaacagctgAAGGTTTGAAGCTTTCAGGTCAGCCCAAGTTTTCTGTAACTGTGAAAACTTGTGTCATCCTGACCTTTTCACATGAATAAATGGATTTTGGTTACTAGAAATGTTCACATCTATTCAGCCAATTTAAAACCATGTTGGATTATTTCTGATTGTCACAGAGCTGAAAATGTTTCGTGGTCAAAATCGATCATTTAAAACAGCAGTGAGCCAGAAATATGATTTCAGATGGGATCAGAAATCTCTTCTTCACCCAGCTACAACTAAACCTCAGTATTTGTCTCTGTAGCCCAGCTTGTAGTGACCCAGTTGGCTAACTCAACTGACTTTGCGCCACAATGTGTGCCAGTGATTCAGAGCCTCTCTTAAAGGGATATTCCTGGGATTTCACAATTTCCTCCCCATTACAGCAACCCTCCTCCCTCAGCTGTTTTCTGTCATTAGTCTAAATGACTGTTGTTTTCCCAGGAATGAGTGAGTGGCTGAAACTCAGACGGCAGGGTGTGTTTTTGGTGAGCAAAGGCCAAATGATGGTGTCATTCAGAGGAATATCTGCCAGATCCATGTATTATCTCCCCTTCAGTTCCCCCTACACTCACAGCTGGTTCGTGTTAGAGAGGGGTCACAtactcttcacctcctccaccctgaAGCAGCTCCACTTATGGGTGTTCCCTCTATTGTTGTGCTGCGTCTTGTCCATAACCTCCAGGAATGGCTAGAATCCCTCCTTTCTAGAGTGGGAAAAACTAAGAGACCGGTCTGggtaaatgtctttgttttgctcGAAAAGAAAGTTAGCTCGAGCAGAAgttatttttagttttgtttcacTCTCTTTACTTCACCTCTCATTTTGCTTGTCCCATTTTTCTCCCTGTTTCTCCACTGCAGACCGTTGGGCTGTCCGGTGAAACAATCCCACCATGCGTGAATACAAGCTAGTGGTGTTAGGCTCTGGAGGTGTGGGCAAGTCCGCTCTGGTAAGTATCCACACACTCCTGACCcccttcctgcctctctctctcttcttaaagACTTTGTGGCACACGGTCAGATATTTGTCAATAAAACCGCAACATATTTTGGTATATAGGTATGTGGTAGAAAAACTGAAGCAATGGACAGTGTAATCATAAATTACAGATGAAACTGTCCTGTTCTTTAATTTCCTACTTTTGTATCCTGACAAATATGCACACAGGCTTTTTTTCTAGTCCAGTTGTATGTGATTCTTTTGAAATATTAACCATGTCTGCCAGAGagtcctttttaaaaaattattatttcagaTTCCAATTCTTTTTTGCCAATTCTAAGCTATCCAGTGGTAAATCCCACATTGGCAAACTTAAAAATATGAATCAGGTCTCACAtgttatgtattttattgtCATTACAAGATTTCTTTAGCACATGCATGATTGTGAAATGTTCTGCTAAGCTAACTTCAGGTGTCAAAGTTGGGTTAATCCCTCAGACTGGAAGGCTGACCTGTTTAGACTTTATCATGTGAACTCAGTCCACCTCTGATGTAAATCTGCCACTAAGCACAGTGCTTTATGTAGCTCAGGCCAAACCTTTCACATGCATGTAGTCACACATGTCGGTGAAATGACTGTGTACTGGGGGTTCAGTTGAACTCTTTCTGCTGCCCATCACCTCCATGAACAAACTCAACATACTCATTCCAGTTTTTGTAAGAAGCTAGAAGATATGTTACCGTGGCGATATTTGCCTCTCTGGACGGTTTGTTCTTGTCGCATGGAAGGTCGCCATGATCTGACGTCGACTTGCTATGTGTCTTCTCTTGCAGACAGTTCAGTTTGTACAGGGAATCTTTGTGGAAAAATATGACCCGACAATAGAAGACTCGTACAGAAAGGTGAGTGTCCTGTGACAGCGGCGAGGGAGAGGCGGCGAGTGCTGGGGTGGAATGAGCTGATTGTTAGCAGCTGCTCTGCAAGTTCACGTCAtgatattttcctctttttctctcatgtaactctctttctctctctctctctctctctctctctctctctgtctctcacatcattttccatcttttaaaaaaaatattgttaaatttgttcttttttctttttctttcttttttcttctcttctcttctgtcctGGTCTTTATTGTATACAAGAATCTAAACATGGACTATGATGTGCCCAGTGACCTGAAATTAACTCCTACATTATCTCAGTGTGATGACgcgtttcttctttttttcacagcAAGTGGAGGTAGACGGGCAGCAATGTATGCTTGAAATTCTTGACACAGCAGGCACAGTAAGTGAACTCCTCGCTACTGAAAGCTCTGTCAATATCCAGCTTTTCAGTGTGTAATGATTGTTTAGACACTGTATTGAATCCTGCCTTTGTAAGTAATGGGGAAACACTCCTAGTAGGATATTTCCTAGATTGAAAAACATTGCTGGTTCAGATTCATTACTTCtgataagatatatatatatataaatatatgacatATATGAAGGagcataaaaaacaaagaaaattacattCTATTGTAATTAACTAAAATTGTATTTAAGGATTCTCATAAGCCAAGGTGCCGAGTCatgacttttttctttcaaaataaggAAACTATGCTACCTCAAGgttgttcagtgtttttatgtaaAACTGGTTCAAAAGTTTGCTACAAGAGCTTTGATAAGATATTGCACACAGAATGCCTGATGCTTTAAGCAGGTTGCCGTCATTTTGTCCTGCAGTCTTCTGCGGAATGCCGTGAAAAAACAGAGATCCAACAGTTGCACTGCACTATATCTTTTCTGCATCAACCAGGGCTGCAACTAATCCTCAGATTTCCTCGAATAATCATATGGTCtaaaaaacatctgcagctaGTTAAGGGAGTGCATGTTTTCTGTGACAAACAGTCCAAACCCCAAATAGTTTTGCTAGTTTActataaaaaagacaaagaaagcaTAGCATTGCAGAATCTACAATTACCAACATTTCACACTTTTTCTTGGGAAAAGAACACACTGACCAATAGTTTTGACTTAAACATCCATTGTACGCATTGAGTGGGTCACACCAACATGGCCTTCTGTTGTATGCAGTGTTAAATGATATTGAAAGTAAATCTTTTAACAGTATATAAAATGCAGATGTCAGAGTTCATGTCCTGttccttctctttgtttttttctgccgTGTAGGAACAGTTCACAGCGATGAGGGACTTGTACATGAAGAACGGCCAAGGCTTCGCCCTGGTTTACTCCATCACAGCACAGTCCACCTTCAACGACCTCCAGGACCTGAGAGAACAGATTCTACGAGTAAAAGACACAGAGGATGTAAGTGCACAGTATGCACACTCAAGCTCACAAGCATGTTTGCATCAACTCCTCCACATTcacttaattttattttatcatgacTGAATAGGTTGTTGACACCagaaactgtggcagatagTACAGATGGGTTACAGGccttatttctgttttcagccGCCTACATTGTTCAGGGACCTGATCACGCTGTTGCTATGGATACCATTCAACACTGTAATCACAGTATCTCATGCCAGTGATTACAAACTTGGATTACCCTGACATAATGCAGGCGCTGTTGTGGTATTTCTGTAGCCTTGTCTGTAGTGTGCAAACAATAAGCTAAAGCACTCAGTGAAACTTTTGTACTGTACATAACCTACAAACACTAGCATCCTGGAGGTCCATgtggtttgtttatttaatctgtgtttGACATGGAAACACAAAATTGCTCCACACTTAAGAGTCCAGTATAAAGTATGGCAATGTCTTTGTCTCAGTAGGAGATCTTAAAGCGTTAAGTTTCGCTTTTTGTAAAAACAATATGGTTTTACTGTTCAAGTCTGCTCCTCGGCTT includes:
- the LOC109635540 gene encoding ras-related protein Rap-1A-like encodes the protein MREYKLVVLGSGGVGKSALTVQFVQGIFVEKYDPTIEDSYRKQVEVDGQQCMLEILDTAGTEQFTAMRDLYMKNGQGFALVYSITAQSTFNDLQDLREQILRVKDTEDVPMILVGNKCDLEDERVVGKEQGQNLARQWNHCAFLESSAKSKINVLDIFYDLVRQINRKTPVEKKKAKKKSNCVLL